The following are encoded together in the Candidatus Methylomirabilis oxygeniifera genome:
- a CDS encoding putative Methyl-accepting chemotaxis I (Serine chemoreceptor protein) transmembrane protein (Evidence 3 : Function proposed based on presence of conserved amino acid motif, structural feature or limited homology), giving the protein MRIGVVDAAHTTARKQTGWSAWSAERLQGGEMKRYANWKIGTKILVPFGVVVVLLCAGGAYYIYTQAVQAVESQARQTAQAIALQVAENRIYYNTQVVAKLRKDGFEVKPDTVQNRDEKGWIPLPATFVNEVSARINEQGLYKIDLLSLWPINKAKGPRNEFERGVLEQLVKDQKAKPAEIRWADGAPWLHFFVPDVVTAQACADCHNAHPGSPKKDFKLGDVMGGLVVQIPLAAAFAAATKSAWGAIGSLAVVLVGLWVGVALIVRASVQRPAASLLPVIRGMADGDLSQRTQVRSGDELGLIASALNGSLDTLNPLLHQVSAAASSSAVASQQLAAGSEELSSGAQEQASSLEETAASLEQITSTIKQNADNARQANQMAVSARNGAEQGGAVVREAVASMEAITQSSKQIAAIITTIDEIAFQTNLLALNAAVEAARAGEQGRGFAVVASEVRALAQRSAAASKEIKALITDSMAKVEDGARLVHQSGDTLTEIMASVKKVADLIAEISAASQEQAQGIEQVNQAVTQMDSVTQSNAAQTEQLSSTAQSLAAQAEELSAQVAQFKLAQEAAVGSQSSAVSPEPKSKVVPLKGKMRGNKSDAPKVVAAATGTDAAYGTFEEF; this is encoded by the coding sequence ATGCGGATTGGTGTTGTCGATGCGGCACACACCACCGCGCGCAAACAGACAGGATGGAGTGCGTGGAGCGCGGAACGGCTCCAAGGAGGAGAGATGAAGAGATACGCGAACTGGAAGATCGGCACCAAGATTCTGGTACCCTTTGGTGTAGTGGTCGTACTGCTGTGTGCGGGTGGTGCGTACTACATCTATACTCAAGCCGTACAGGCCGTTGAATCCCAGGCCAGGCAGACCGCGCAGGCCATTGCCTTGCAGGTGGCCGAAAACCGCATCTACTATAACACCCAGGTAGTCGCCAAACTGCGAAAGGACGGCTTTGAGGTGAAGCCGGATACCGTGCAGAACCGCGATGAAAAGGGATGGATCCCGCTTCCGGCGACCTTCGTGAACGAGGTATCGGCACGGATCAACGAGCAAGGGCTCTACAAGATTGACCTGCTGAGCCTGTGGCCCATCAACAAGGCGAAAGGGCCTCGAAATGAGTTCGAACGAGGTGTTCTGGAGCAACTCGTCAAGGATCAGAAGGCCAAGCCAGCCGAGATCAGGTGGGCGGACGGCGCACCATGGCTTCATTTCTTCGTCCCGGATGTCGTGACCGCGCAAGCCTGTGCCGACTGTCACAACGCCCATCCGGGCAGCCCCAAGAAAGATTTCAAGCTGGGTGACGTGATGGGGGGGCTGGTCGTGCAGATCCCGTTGGCAGCCGCCTTCGCCGCGGCCACAAAGAGCGCCTGGGGCGCCATCGGTAGTCTGGCGGTCGTGCTGGTCGGTCTGTGGGTAGGTGTGGCCCTGATCGTCCGCGCCTCCGTGCAGCGTCCGGCGGCCAGCCTACTCCCCGTGATCCGCGGGATGGCTGATGGCGATCTCTCGCAGCGCACGCAGGTGCGCTCGGGTGATGAGCTGGGCCTGATCGCCTCGGCGCTTAACGGTTCGCTGGATACCTTGAATCCGTTATTACACCAAGTGTCGGCGGCGGCCTCCTCCTCCGCCGTTGCCTCCCAGCAACTCGCTGCCGGTAGCGAGGAGCTCTCCAGCGGCGCCCAGGAACAGGCATCCTCCCTCGAAGAGACCGCCGCCTCTCTGGAGCAGATAACCTCCACCATCAAGCAGAACGCCGACAACGCTCGCCAGGCCAACCAGATGGCGGTCAGCGCCAGGAACGGGGCCGAGCAGGGTGGTGCGGTGGTCCGGGAGGCCGTGGCCTCGATGGAGGCGATCACCCAATCATCTAAGCAGATTGCCGCCATCATCACCACGATCGACGAGATCGCCTTCCAGACCAACCTGCTGGCGCTGAATGCCGCCGTCGAAGCGGCCCGCGCCGGGGAGCAGGGCCGGGGCTTTGCCGTGGTGGCCAGCGAGGTCCGGGCGCTTGCTCAGCGGTCCGCCGCCGCCTCCAAGGAGATCAAGGCGCTGATCACCGACTCGATGGCAAAGGTCGAAGACGGGGCCAGACTGGTCCATCAGTCCGGCGACACCCTGACCGAGATCATGGCCTCCGTCAAGAAGGTGGCCGACCTCATCGCTGAGATCTCGGCCGCCTCGCAGGAGCAGGCCCAGGGGATCGAGCAGGTCAATCAGGCCGTCACTCAGATGGATTCGGTCACTCAGAGCAACGCCGCCCAGACCGAACAACTCAGCTCGACCGCGCAGTCGTTGGCAGCGCAGGCCGAAGAGCTGTCGGCTCAGGTGGCGCAGTTTAAGTTGGCGCAAGAGGCAGCGGTCGGCTCTCAGTCATCAGCCGTCAGTCCGGAACCGAAGAGCAAGGTCGTGCCCCTGAAAGGCAAGATGAGGGGCAACAAGAGCGACGCGCCCAAGGTTGTGGCAGCCGCCACCGGAACCGATGCGGCGTACGGCACGTTTGAGGAGTTTTAG
- the cheA gene encoding Chemotaxis protein cheA (Evidence 2a : Function of homologous gene experimentally demonstrated in an other organism; PubMedId : 15720548, 15916598, 9989504; Product type r : regulator), with protein MEDDDLLQGFFEESAELLAEFEECLLQLETNPDDQELLNRSFRAIHTIKGNSAMLGFDRIAAVAHNVEDLLGRLRKREIPLTRPAADLLLRSADVIKRLFAAAKGEPVDETEGEELRLALHAFLTHREDSRIAIPAVPEASSQGILADGEVPKIGELLLEAQAITTTQLEEALRKHKKVGEILVEDRAASPLHVARALGQQVELQHKQDSSTIRVSTDKVDKLINLVGELVITQSIINQTVAAFGPGRATLLEGAVGQMDRNLRELQERVMAVRMLPVGTVFRRFPRVVRDLAKECGKAVTLQIKGEETELDKTVIERISDPMTHLIRNAVDHGIEPPDRRLAQGKPAEGRILLDAYHQGGSIFIEVADDGRGLDKSKILRKAVEQGLIGEDESLSDDQVHRLIFRPGFSTAEQVTDVSGRGVGMDVVVRNIEGLGGSIAITTEVGRGTRFTITLPLTLAIMDGLSIQLGDEVYIIPLVSITESIRPKPVDLSSVVGCGEVVSVRGQALPIIRLYELFDVISKVTDPTHGLLVIVEREGRRVALLVDELLGQQQVVIKSLETNYRKVPGVSGATIMGDGRIAMILDIPGLIRLASGRETLRIAA; from the coding sequence ATGGAAGACGATGATCTCCTGCAAGGGTTCTTTGAGGAGTCGGCTGAATTGCTGGCCGAGTTTGAGGAGTGTCTCTTGCAACTGGAGACCAATCCTGACGATCAGGAGCTCCTGAATAGGAGTTTCCGCGCCATCCACACCATCAAGGGTAACAGCGCGATGTTGGGATTTGATCGGATCGCGGCGGTGGCGCACAACGTGGAAGATCTTCTCGGCCGCCTCCGAAAGCGCGAAATACCGCTTACCCGTCCCGCCGCCGATCTGCTCCTGCGATCCGCGGATGTCATTAAGCGGCTCTTTGCCGCGGCAAAAGGCGAGCCGGTCGATGAGACAGAGGGCGAAGAGCTGAGGCTGGCGCTGCACGCATTCCTGACGCATAGAGAGGACAGCCGCATAGCGATTCCGGCGGTACCTGAAGCAAGTTCGCAAGGCATCCTCGCGGATGGAGAGGTTCCTAAGATCGGCGAACTGCTGCTCGAAGCGCAGGCGATTACGACAACGCAACTTGAAGAAGCTCTTCGTAAGCACAAAAAGGTCGGCGAAATCCTGGTGGAGGACCGGGCGGCGAGTCCGTTGCACGTTGCGCGAGCCCTCGGTCAACAGGTGGAGTTACAGCACAAGCAGGACTCCTCGACGATTCGCGTCAGCACCGACAAGGTAGATAAGCTGATCAATCTGGTCGGCGAACTGGTCATCACCCAATCGATCATCAACCAGACCGTAGCCGCCTTCGGCCCGGGGCGGGCTACGTTGTTGGAGGGAGCGGTCGGTCAGATGGATCGGAATCTGCGGGAGCTGCAAGAGCGAGTCATGGCCGTCCGGATGCTGCCGGTCGGCACCGTATTCAGGCGATTTCCCAGAGTGGTGCGCGATCTGGCGAAGGAGTGCGGGAAAGCGGTGACCCTCCAGATCAAGGGTGAGGAGACCGAACTGGATAAGACCGTTATTGAGCGAATCAGTGATCCGATGACCCACCTGATCCGTAATGCGGTCGATCATGGGATTGAGCCTCCGGACCGACGGTTGGCCCAGGGGAAGCCCGCGGAGGGCAGGATCCTGCTCGATGCCTACCATCAGGGCGGCAGCATCTTCATTGAAGTGGCGGATGACGGTCGCGGTCTCGATAAATCAAAGATTCTCAGGAAGGCTGTTGAGCAAGGCCTCATCGGCGAGGATGAGTCGCTCAGCGACGACCAGGTGCACCGGCTGATCTTCCGACCCGGTTTCTCGACTGCGGAACAGGTGACCGACGTATCCGGCCGCGGGGTAGGGATGGACGTTGTGGTGCGGAACATTGAAGGGCTGGGAGGGTCGATCGCCATCACGACCGAAGTTGGCCGCGGGACCCGGTTCACGATTACGCTTCCGCTTACTCTGGCGATCATGGACGGTCTGTCGATCCAACTTGGTGACGAGGTTTACATTATCCCCCTGGTCTCAATCACCGAATCGATCCGGCCGAAGCCGGTGGATCTGAGCAGCGTGGTCGGCTGTGGCGAGGTCGTCAGCGTCCGGGGTCAGGCCCTACCGATTATTCGCCTCTATGAACTGTTTGATGTGATTTCAAAGGTGACCGATCCGACCCATGGTTTGCTCGTTATCGTTGAGCGGGAAGGCCGGAGGGTGGCCCTCTTAGTGGACGAACTGCTGGGACAACAGCAGGTGGTGATTAAGAGTTTGGAGACCAATTACCGCAAGGTTCCCGGCGTGTCAGGGGCCACCATCATGGGTGACGGCCGGATAGCGATGATCCTGGACATCCCGGGATTGATCCGGTTGGCATCCGGACGAGAGACGCTACGTATCGCGGCCTGA
- the cheY gene encoding Chemotaxis protein cheY (Evidence 2a : Function of homologous gene experimentally demonstrated in an other organism; PubMedId : 15262956, 15327941, 9076738; Product type r : regulator), translated as MTKRILIVDDSNSMRGIIRSALTDGGHDVIEAANGRDALVALDRHSVDVIITDMNMPIMDGITLVKEIRRRPTNKSTPVLILTTECDAAMKQAGKAAGATGWIVKPFNPQQLRQVITKVLPLQAG; from the coding sequence ATGACAAAGCGGATCTTAATCGTCGACGATTCGAACTCGATGCGGGGGATTATTCGGTCTGCGTTGACGGATGGGGGACATGACGTGATCGAGGCTGCAAATGGGCGGGATGCTCTCGTCGCGCTCGATCGGCACTCGGTGGACGTGATCATTACCGACATGAATATGCCGATCATGGACGGCATCACCCTTGTGAAGGAAATCCGTCGACGGCCAACCAACAAGTCTACCCCCGTCCTGATTCTGACGACCGAGTGCGACGCCGCGATGAAGCAGGCGGGCAAGGCGGCTGGGGCGACCGGCTGGATCGTCAAGCCGTTCAACCCACAGCAGCTTCGGCAGGTCATTACCAAGGTTCTGCCGCTCCAGGCGGGATAG
- a CDS encoding protein of unknown function (Evidence 5 : No homology to any previously reported sequences): protein MKDVRLGSAKRLKYGVTAADNWERDEVLMA, encoded by the coding sequence GTGAAGGACGTGCGTCTCGGTTCGGCGAAAAGGCTCAAGTATGGGGTCACGGCTGCCGATAACTGGGAACGAGACGAGGTGCTTATGGCCTGA
- a CDS encoding protein of unknown function (Evidence 5 : No homology to any previously reported sequences): MKTIQEQPGTGTAVGPNQVGLPTHTDTAVSHRQSTDGCQLKAAVLGQAHWTAVGKLTPGLIHEINNALCVIGNYVQLLMLQREHRGQEILKSLTTMSATVERVQTLTHRVAAYARVKAQPSSSIRVHELLEEALALASLQRLFREFQVHRAFSDNLPEVRGDPRSLMDAFVELLTIDSHAVARGGIVTISTRSAPGWVTVTLGGSDHAWSCSKASLTLASQIVEQQAGRLLSEAGPGQARENISVWLRTSTDTGAA; the protein is encoded by the coding sequence ATGAAGACGATTCAGGAACAGCCGGGGACAGGAACAGCCGTGGGACCGAATCAGGTCGGACTACCCACACACACCGATACAGCGGTCAGTCACCGGCAATCGACTGACGGCTGTCAGCTCAAGGCTGCTGTTCTTGGGCAGGCTCACTGGACAGCGGTAGGTAAACTTACGCCCGGACTCATTCATGAGATTAACAACGCTCTGTGCGTGATCGGCAACTATGTTCAGCTCCTAATGCTCCAACGAGAGCATCGCGGTCAGGAAATCTTGAAGTCGCTTACTACGATGAGCGCCACTGTCGAGCGCGTTCAGACCCTCACCCACCGTGTGGCGGCGTATGCGAGAGTGAAGGCACAACCATCTTCTTCTATCCGAGTACACGAGCTGCTTGAGGAAGCACTAGCCCTCGCGAGTCTACAGAGATTGTTTCGAGAGTTCCAGGTCCACAGAGCGTTCAGCGACAACCTGCCTGAAGTCCGAGGCGATCCCAGGTCGCTAATGGACGCTTTCGTCGAGCTGTTGACTATCGACAGCCATGCCGTCGCACGAGGGGGCATAGTCACCATCTCGACACGATCGGCGCCGGGCTGGGTTACGGTGACTCTCGGCGGATCGGACCACGCATGGTCATGCTCGAAGGCGAGCCTGACCCTCGCCAGTCAGATCGTCGAACAACAGGCAGGCCGACTGCTGAGCGAGGCTGGTCCTGGACAGGCGAGGGAGAATATCTCAGTCTGGCTTCGCACATCCACTGATACAGGTGCGGCGTAA
- a CDS encoding putative Histidine kinase (Evidence 3 : Function proposed based on presence of conserved amino acid motif, structural feature or limited homology; Product type pe : putative enzyme) gives MQWFRNLKTVTKLTIGFALVGVITIGVGYLGIRNMGIINAGVQEVYEQHLLAIRAIAEARGRTHQIRGWILQHAIEHDPAKMNQLAAQIWDGYRFVEERIGWVGQMRLVRQEQEALDVFKAAVAAYKTYFADDFLPTSSQGKKEEAYNFVLNKGRDRYQASVSAVDALIDLKDNVAKGRYDEAQAIYNRSRILMLSFVVGGLLIGLALGYFIASLIAKAIKRVVAVTEQAAIGDFAARVDLRTEDDLGQMGTAIDQMLARLEDSVGQAMAVLTKGASGDLTLRVRVTGEDRLARMGTALNQTLESFQDSMAQVQQAQHSLLIQAAALQAAANSMVICDLLGRVVWANPAFTRLTGYTDEEVIGQNLRLLKSGKHGQEVYRRLWETILAGRVWYGEIINKRKDGGLYTEEQTITPVRDEHGEILGFVAIKQDITDRKQAEAVVRELNIRLEERADRLDALNRLSKVVSSSLDLESIYQSFAREVKRLIPYDRMEVVVPDDKDAGLRVLKLSIDQPIHRERIASRAERTDIQWMLVQPQPHIESDLAETRQFREDEALLQTAIRSCVRLPLISKGQVIGVLCMASVESCRYGEHELNLLIPLSEQLAMAIENARLYEAAKTATAGLKSAQATLIETERLRAMGQMASGVAHDFNNILTGILGQVLLLQTYLGQGAVAPDELRRNLRLLEQAALDGADIVRKIREATRPRGGEIFAPVSLNEVVAQVLETTRPRWKDQAEAQGLRVMMALELGDVPPVLGNAAELREALTNLIFNAMDAMLQGGTVTISTSRTPQTEHPEVPTLSQGPPDEREWVDLTVSDTGVGMSQSVKARLFEPFFTTKGVQGTGLGLSMVQGIVRRHGGETHITSMEGRGTSVILRLPVAQEGWSESSAPAPPLPQLPSHLRLLVIDDEPLLGETLADLLRLFGYEAVVATSGEAGLARLEAERFDLLITDLGMAGMSGWEVARVSRVSHPELPVIMVTGWGDQLEPAQLATSGVDVVVAKPYTRHALLEALSQALARVDRCGPESP, from the coding sequence ATGCAGTGGTTCAGAAATCTTAAGACGGTAACCAAACTCACGATCGGTTTCGCCCTGGTGGGCGTTATCACGATCGGTGTCGGCTATCTCGGCATCCGTAATATGGGAATTATTAATGCCGGCGTACAGGAGGTTTACGAGCAGCATCTCCTCGCCATCAGGGCCATCGCCGAAGCTCGCGGGCGGACTCACCAGATTCGCGGCTGGATTCTCCAACATGCGATCGAACATGACCCCGCCAAGATGAACCAACTTGCCGCGCAGATATGGGACGGTTACAGATTTGTCGAGGAGCGGATCGGGTGGGTTGGACAGATGCGACTTGTCCGGCAGGAACAGGAGGCGCTTGATGTATTCAAAGCGGCAGTCGCCGCGTACAAGACGTATTTTGCCGACGACTTTCTGCCAACGAGCAGTCAGGGCAAGAAGGAGGAGGCGTACAATTTCGTCTTAAACAAGGGCAGGGACCGTTATCAAGCCTCGGTGTCGGCGGTCGATGCCCTCATCGACCTCAAGGACAATGTCGCCAAGGGCCGCTATGACGAGGCCCAAGCTATCTACAACCGCTCGAGAATTCTGATGCTCAGCTTCGTTGTGGGTGGCTTGCTGATTGGTCTGGCGCTCGGGTATTTCATCGCAAGTCTGATCGCCAAAGCAATTAAGCGGGTTGTAGCCGTTACCGAGCAGGCGGCGATCGGGGACTTCGCCGCGCGCGTCGATCTGCGGACCGAGGATGACTTGGGCCAGATGGGAACGGCGATTGACCAGATGCTGGCGCGCCTCGAGGACAGCGTGGGGCAAGCCATGGCGGTTTTGACTAAGGGGGCCAGCGGAGATCTTACGCTCCGAGTGCGTGTAACCGGCGAGGATCGACTCGCCCGGATGGGGACCGCCTTAAACCAGACGCTGGAGAGTTTTCAGGACAGCATGGCACAGGTCCAGCAGGCACAACACAGCCTGCTGATCCAGGCTGCCGCCCTGCAAGCGGCCGCGAACAGCATGGTCATTTGCGATTTGCTGGGTAGAGTTGTCTGGGCTAATCCCGCTTTTACCCGGCTTACCGGCTATACTGACGAAGAGGTCATTGGCCAGAATCTGCGCCTGCTCAAGTCCGGCAAACACGGTCAGGAGGTGTATCGGCGCTTGTGGGAGACAATCCTCGCCGGGCGGGTCTGGTATGGGGAGATCATCAACAAGCGCAAGGACGGAGGTCTCTACACCGAGGAGCAGACCATTACCCCGGTGCGGGATGAGCATGGAGAGATTCTCGGGTTCGTTGCCATTAAGCAGGATATTACCGACCGTAAACAGGCGGAGGCTGTGGTTCGGGAGTTGAACATCCGCCTGGAAGAGCGTGCGGATCGGTTGGATGCTCTTAACCGGCTGAGTAAGGTTGTCAGCTCTTCCCTCGATCTCGAGAGCATCTACCAGAGCTTCGCGAGGGAGGTCAAGCGGCTTATTCCATACGATCGGATGGAGGTCGTTGTACCGGATGACAAAGACGCAGGGCTCCGAGTGCTGAAACTCTCTATCGATCAACCGATCCACCGAGAGCGCATCGCATCAAGGGCGGAGAGAACCGATATCCAGTGGATGCTGGTACAGCCTCAACCCCATATTGAGTCGGATCTCGCGGAGACGCGGCAGTTCAGAGAGGACGAGGCCCTTCTGCAGACGGCGATCCGTTCCTGTGTTCGCCTCCCGCTGATCAGCAAAGGGCAGGTAATCGGCGTCCTCTGCATGGCAAGCGTTGAGTCCTGTCGCTACGGGGAGCACGAGCTGAATCTCCTGATACCTCTGAGCGAACAGTTGGCCATGGCCATCGAGAACGCACGCCTCTACGAAGCGGCGAAAACAGCTACCGCTGGGCTCAAGAGCGCCCAAGCCACCCTCATTGAAACTGAACGACTTCGGGCCATGGGGCAGATGGCATCCGGGGTTGCCCACGACTTCAACAACATTCTGACCGGTATTCTCGGACAGGTGTTGCTGCTGCAGACGTACCTGGGACAGGGAGCGGTCGCGCCAGACGAACTCCGTCGGAACCTGCGCCTATTGGAGCAAGCGGCGCTCGACGGCGCCGACATCGTGCGGAAGATTCGTGAGGCGACCCGACCTCGCGGTGGGGAGATTTTCGCGCCGGTGTCGCTCAACGAGGTCGTCGCGCAGGTTCTCGAGACTACGCGGCCCAGATGGAAGGATCAGGCTGAGGCCCAGGGACTCCGGGTCATGATGGCGCTGGAGCTAGGCGATGTGCCGCCGGTTCTGGGGAATGCGGCGGAGTTACGGGAGGCGCTTACGAACCTTATTTTCAACGCGATGGACGCGATGCTGCAGGGCGGTACGGTGACGATCAGTACGAGTCGTACACCTCAGACCGAACACCCTGAAGTGCCGACGTTGTCCCAGGGGCCTCCGGACGAGCGCGAGTGGGTAGACCTTACGGTGTCCGATACCGGCGTTGGGATGTCTCAGTCCGTGAAAGCACGTCTCTTTGAGCCATTCTTTACCACGAAGGGTGTCCAGGGGACCGGCCTCGGGCTCAGCATGGTCCAGGGGATTGTACGACGCCATGGGGGTGAGACTCATATCACGAGCATGGAGGGGCGGGGGACCAGCGTCATCCTCCGTCTGCCGGTGGCGCAAGAGGGCTGGTCGGAGTCATCCGCTCCCGCCCCCCCACTCCCGCAGTTGCCGAGCCATCTACGTCTGCTCGTGATCGACGACGAGCCGCTGCTGGGCGAGACGCTAGCCGATCTGTTGAGACTTTTTGGGTATGAGGCAGTTGTGGCAACAAGCGGTGAGGCCGGCCTCGCGCGCTTGGAGGCCGAGCGCTTCGATCTCCTCATCACCGACCTCGGGATGGCGGGAATGTCGGGCTGGGAGGTGGCTCGAGTATCGCGCGTGTCCCACCCCGAGCTTCCCGTGATCATGGTCACTGGATGGGGGGATCAGTTGGAACCAGCCCAGCTCGCGACGAGTGGTGTAGACGTTGTGGTAGCCAAGCCCTACACACGTCATGCGCTTCTGGAGGCGTTGAGTCAGGCTCTAGCGCGCGTAGACAGATGCGGACCTGAGTCCCCCTGA
- a CDS encoding protein of unknown function (Evidence 5 : No homology to any previously reported sequences), whose protein sequence is MLVSFYLVFWRQSLRCPTKPWTLYPKPSIFVARPGRLELPTYCLEGSRSIRLSYGRLEKQLSAISFQ, encoded by the coding sequence GTGCTGGTATCATTTTACCTTGTCTTCTGGCGCCAGTCTCTTCGCTGTCCCACTAAACCCTGGACTCTCTACCCTAAACCCTCTATTTTCGTGGCGCGCCCAGGGAGACTCGAACTCCCGACCTACTGCTTAGAAGGCAGCCGCTCTATCCGGCTGAGCTATGGGCGCCTGGAAAAGCAGCTTTCAGCGATCAGCTTTCAGTAA